From Candidatus Syntrophoarchaeum caldarius, the proteins below share one genomic window:
- a CDS encoding restriction endonuclease S subunit, with protein MSWYLNYLWSKGFFYLKATKWIGQAGISNKKLLSIKLPLPFRNGKLDLETQKKIVEYIEANFSRIDRILEKKKKELEKLDELWESVLEQAFKLKEGEEWREVRLREVCRINPKKSEVKQLLEQNIEVSFIPMDYVDDTEGKIVRQKIRSIQSVYKGYTYFKEGDVLFAKITPCMENGKSAIACNLKNRIGFGSTEFHVLRPKESILSEFIFYFIRRKRFRNLAKLHFTGTVGHKRVPKEFLINSKIPLPFHNNHPDLEKQKEIANYLDSVYEKIKTLREKIQRQISLLEEMKESILDEVFTIR; from the coding sequence TTGTCATGGTATCTCAATTATCTTTGGAGTAAAGGTTTTTTCTATCTGAAAGCCACAAAGTGGATTGGTCAAGCAGGCATATCAAATAAAAAACTTTTATCAATAAAACTCCCCCTCCCCTTCCGCAACGGCAAGTTAGATTTAGAAACTCAAAAGAAAATCGTTGAATACATTGAGGCAAACTTTTCAAGGATTGACAGAATTCTGGAGAAGAAAAAGAAAGAACTTGAAAAACTTGATGAACTCTGGGAAAGCGTTTTAGAGCAGGCATTTAAGCTGAAGGAGGGTGAGGAGTGGAGAGAGGTGAGGTTAAGGGAAGTATGTAGAATAAATCCAAAGAAGTCAGAGGTTAAGCAACTATTGGAACAAAATATTGAAGTTTCTTTTATTCCTATGGATTATGTTGATGATACTGAGGGTAAGATCGTGAGACAGAAAATAAGATCAATTCAGTCTGTTTATAAAGGATATACTTACTTTAAAGAGGGAGATGTGCTATTTGCGAAGATAACCCCATGTATGGAAAATGGAAAAAGTGCAATAGCCTGTAACTTAAAAAACAGAATAGGATTTGGATCAACGGAATTTCATGTTTTAAGACCAAAAGAGAGCATCTTGTCGGAATTTATTTTCTATTTCATCAGAAGGAAAAGATTTAGAAACTTAGCTAAACTCCATTTTACTGGGACAGTTGGACATAAAAGAGTTCCTAAAGAATTTTTAATCAATTCAAAAATCCCCCTCCCCTTCCACAACAACCATCCAGACCTTGAAAAGCAAAAAGAAATAGCAAACTACCTTGACAGTGTTTATGAAAAAATCAAGACCCTGAGAGAGAAAATCCAGAGGCAGATAA